In Methanocaldococcus lauensis, a single genomic region encodes these proteins:
- a CDS encoding D-aminoacyl-tRNA deacylase has protein sequence MKFLLISSNKDLASKNIASHLKEYFDIFETDKELLELKSSDLEDADYYIFLSKHRSKANQPSLTVHTPGNLTENNDFGGNPKEVCPCDAILNTLLLKNIYKNYNIYYENNKISKFDVSFEVVHHSPTDLNAPTVFVEIGSSEKEWVLKEAGEIIAKSVLETIEMIKNRDYEDRLKVIGFGGGHYAPKFTKLALEYDKYYFGYLIPKYASVSEDVLNQLVNKMEVDKVLIDWKGCRGEDKKRYMEFFKNKGIDVERV, from the coding sequence ATGAAATTTTTATTAATATCTTCAAATAAAGATTTGGCAAGTAAAAACATAGCCAGTCATTTAAAAGAGTATTTTGATATTTTTGAAACTGATAAAGAGTTGTTGGAATTAAAAAGTTCAGATTTGGAGGATGCTGATTACTACATATTTTTATCAAAGCATAGAAGTAAAGCAAATCAGCCATCTCTAACAGTCCATACTCCAGGAAATTTAACAGAAAATAATGATTTTGGTGGAAATCCTAAAGAAGTTTGTCCATGTGATGCTATTTTAAACACACTTTTATTGAAAAATATTTACAAAAACTACAATATATATTATGAAAATAATAAAATCTCTAAATTTGATGTCTCTTTTGAAGTAGTCCATCACTCACCAACTGATTTAAATGCCCCAACAGTATTTGTTGAAATAGGTAGTAGTGAAAAAGAATGGGTTTTAAAGGAGGCTGGGGAAATTATAGCCAAGTCAGTTTTAGAAACTATTGAGATGATAAAAAATAGAGATTATGAAGATAGATTAAAAGTCATAGGATTTGGTGGAGGACATTATGCTCCTAAATTTACAAAACTTGCCTTAGAGTATGATAAATATTACTTCGGCTACTTGATTCCAAAGTATGCATCAGTTTCCGAAGATGTCTTAAATCAACTTGTTAATAAAATGGAAGTAGATAAGGTTCTTATAGATTGGAAAGGTTGTAGAGGAGAAGATAAAAAAAGATATATGGAATTCTTTAAAAATAAAGGAATAGATGTTGAAAGAGTTTAA
- a CDS encoding MogA/MoaB family molybdenum cofactor biosynthesis protein has translation MHKRIENIKYAVVTVSDSRYNNLIMGKDVSDVSGNLLKKELNAEIYTIIPDNKNMIKGIIEHITESFDVDCIVLTGGTGIAKRDVTVDALKEIIEKEIDGFKILFQKLSYEEVGFSSMLSRAMAGIYKGKIIYALPGSVNACKTALKIIKEETGHILGHIREG, from the coding sequence ATGCATAAAAGAATTGAAAATATAAAATATGCTGTAGTTACAGTAAGTGATAGTAGATATAATAATTTAATTATGGGCAAAGATGTAAGTGATGTATCTGGAAATTTATTAAAAAAAGAGTTAAACGCTGAAATATACACTATAATCCCAGACAATAAAAATATGATTAAGGGAATAATTGAACATATTACTGAATCGTTTGATGTAGATTGTATCGTTTTAACTGGTGGAACAGGAATAGCGAAGAGAGATGTTACTGTTGATGCTCTAAAAGAAATTATAGAAAAAGAAATTGATGGCTTTAAAATTTTATTTCAAAAGTTAAGTTATGAAGAAGTAGGATTTTCATCTATGCTATCAAGGGCGATGGCTGGAATTTATAAAGGAAAAATTATATATGCACTTCCTGGTTCAGTAAATGCCTGTAAAACTGCATTAAAAATAATAAAAGAAGAAACTGGGCATATATTGGGACATATAAGAGAGGGATAA